From Vigna radiata var. radiata cultivar VC1973A unplaced genomic scaffold, Vradiata_ver6 scaffold_281, whole genome shotgun sequence, a single genomic window includes:
- the LOC106779447 gene encoding LOB domain-containing protein 19, which yields MDYGGKIGGSERGGPCGACKFLRRKCVKSCIFAPYFDSDQGTAHFAAVHKVFGASNASKLLMRIPAHKRLDAVVTLCYEALARARDPVYGCVGHLFALQQQVMNLQAELTYVQARLATMQRMPMAVAPLPHPQSSSPQTLPSSDHLASNAEMQSVPIMQYDPLQQHSASLELSSILFNQSDQQLEDRELQTLAREFVTKYLPGVRFQQSNSP from the exons atGGATTATGGAGGAAAGATTGGTGGAAGTGAAAGAGGTGGGCCTTGTGGTGCCTGCAAGTTTCTGAGGAGAAAGTGTGTGAAGAGTTGTATTTTTGCACCATACTTTGACTCAGACCAAGGAACTGCACATTTTGCTGCAGTGCACAAGGTGTTTGGTGCAAGCAATGCCTCTAAGTTACTCATGAGAATCCCAGCACACAAGCGTCTTGATGCTGTTGTTACTCTTTGCTATGAGGCTTTGGCTAGGGCTAGAGATCCTGTTTATGGTTGTGTTGGTCACCTCTTTGCTCTTCAACAACAG GTTATGAACTTGCAGGCTGAGTTAACCTATGTTCAAGCCCGTTTGGCCACAATGCAGCGCATGCCAATGGCAGTAGCTCCTCTTCCACACCCTCAAAGTTCATCACCACAAACTCTTCCTTCCTCAGATCATTTGGCATCAAATGCTGAAATGCAGAGTGTCCCAATTATGCAGTATGATCCTCTTCAACAACATTCAGCATCATTAGAGTTAAGCAGCATCCTTTTCAATCAATCAGATCAACAACTTGAGGATAGGGAACTCCAAACTTTGGCTCGAGAATTTGTCACCAAATACTTGCCCGGAGTAAGATTCCAGCAATCTAACTCTCCCTAA
- the LOC106779446 gene encoding uncharacterized protein LOC106779446 isoform X2 → MNSNKREEEDDLFLPHPSDLSPPPPPLTDPSSSSFSLLFPSSPSSSHSSPSPPSKPLFISPDPHISSQFYTFTPSSHALMLRSLLLRRLPSPSDIRDATPRNVLASWRTVWKDRNEDTAYLTAWKRIQDKLTTHHDPSTNSHFLCFKTNPHQFVPHVEQWQQIVMSHHADTDLNHLNLKDTLERIKQHWTVGAKFYGIPESFIRVCVAACPACCAAEGSAEPSASRGKRRRFEYTESFDVPAREVPSRLQQLAAKHKVVLCIRQKYIRYKPFMAEVKDYACHRAGEPAAKKSKVLKREPYASKRCGCGFRIRAIVPIANYNEKDKSFVYQEEGVAVFKLYAVHSGHEPGPLDGNARIMHRVVGHKGGGYLMDQENVYGVSEEMDGEGGFGLLGKEDGGDLQFSVLQQVQELRNEVGMLEGKVAKMPRDLLGSISRELYEVLNKVRSIGEVGLKPAELITDKVDDVLVGDNDLANWSNHHERIYGDGKDTELIEDDEDSFGRTLGEVVSWGDQMRTECRSERDLMSDSCKPEKWLKCSDFDEKSILDCEEDSKLSKPIRMIRHDEGIVSDVVGLGCIQVDSFYQDNSKCLLSIELKNEGFWCHNKCFQATDLEKYTRQ, encoded by the exons ATGAATTCCAACAAGCGAGAGGAAGAAGACGACCTCTTCCTCCCACACCCTTCGGATCTGTCTCCTCCGCCGCCGCCTCTGACGGAcccttcctcctcctccttctccCTCCTCTTCCCCTCCTCGCCCTCCTCCTCCCACTCCTCCCCCTCTCCTCCCTCAAAACCCCTCTTCATCTCCCCTGACCCTCACATCTCCTCTCAGTTCTACACCTTCACCCCATCCTCCCACGCCCTCATGCTCCGCTCTCTCCTCCTCCGTCGCCTTCCCTCCCCCTCCGACATCCGCGACGCCACCCCGCGCAACGTTTTGGCCTCCTGGCGCACCGTCTGGAAGGACCGCAACGAGGACACTGCCTATCTCACTGCCTGGAAACGCATCCAAGACAAACTCACCACCCACCACGACCCCTCCACCAACTCCCACTTCCTCTGCTTCAAGACCAACCCTCACCAGTTCGTCCCCCACGTGGAGCAATGGCAGCAAATCGTCATGTCCCACCACGCCGACACCGACCTCAACCACCTCAACCTCAAGGACACCCTCGAACGCATCAAGCAGCACTGGACCGTCGGGGCCAAGTTCTACGGCATCCCGGAAAGCTTCATCCGCGTCTGCGTCGCCGCCTGCCCCGCCTGCTGTGCGGCGGAGGGCTCTGCCGAACCCTCCGCCTCTCGCGGTAAGCGCCGCCGCTTTGAGTACACTGAGAGCTTCGATGTTCCGGCTAGGGAAGTGCCCTCAAGGCTTCAGCAGCTTGCGGCTAAGCATAAGGTCGTTCTTTGCATTAGACAGAAGTATATTAGGTATAAGCCTTTCATGGCTGAGGTAAAGGACTATGCTTGCCATCGGGCTGGTGAACCTGCTGCTAAGAAATCTAAGGTTTTGAAGAGGGAGCCTTACGCTTCCAAGAGGTGTGGATGTGGGTTTAGGATTAGGGCTATTGTGCCTATTGCGAATTACAATGAGAAGGATAAGAGTTTTGTGTATCAGGAAGAGGGGGTGGCGGTTTTTAAGCTTTATGCTGTGCATTCCGGGCATGAGCCTGGGCCTTTGGATGGGAATGCCAGGATTATGCATAGGGTTGTTGGGCATAAGGGTGGTGGGTATTTGATGGATCAGGAGAATGTGTATGGGGTGAGTGAGGAGATGGATGGGGAGGGAGGGTTTGGGTTGTTGGGGAAGGAGGATGGTGGGGATTTGCAGTTTTCAGTGTTGCAACAGGTTCAGGAGTTGAGGAATGAGGTGGGGATGTTGGAGGGGAAGGTTGCAAAGATGCCGAGGGATTTGTTGGGGTCGATTTCCAGGGAATTATACGAGGTTTTGAATAAGGTTAGGAGCATAGGGGAGGTGGGGTTGAAGCCAGCGGAGTTGATAACAGATAAGGTGGATGATGTATTGGTTGGGGATAATGATCTTGCTAACTGGAGTAACCATCATGAAAGGATTTATGGTGATGGCAAGGACACAGAGCTGATTGAGGATGATGAGGACAGTTTTGGCCGGACACTGGGGGAGGTTGTTTCATGGGGGGATCAGATGAGGACCGAGTGCAGGAGTGAGAGGGATCTCATGAGTGACAGTTGTAAGCCTGAGAAGTGGTTGAAGTGCAGTGACTTTGATGAGAAGAGCATTCTTGATTGTGAGGAGGATAGTAAATTATCCAAGCCCATCAGAATGATCAGACATGATGAGGGAATAGTTTCGGATGTAGTAGGTCTTGGCTGTATTCAGGTTGATAGTTTCTACCAGGACAATTCTAAATG TCTCCTTAGTATTGAACTGAAGAATGAAGGATTTTGGTGCCATAACAAATGCTTTCAG GCTACTGATCTGGAGAAATATACCAGACAGTGA
- the LOC106779446 gene encoding uncharacterized protein LOC106779446 isoform X1, with protein sequence MNSNKREEEDDLFLPHPSDLSPPPPPLTDPSSSSFSLLFPSSPSSSHSSPSPPSKPLFISPDPHISSQFYTFTPSSHALMLRSLLLRRLPSPSDIRDATPRNVLASWRTVWKDRNEDTAYLTAWKRIQDKLTTHHDPSTNSHFLCFKTNPHQFVPHVEQWQQIVMSHHADTDLNHLNLKDTLERIKQHWTVGAKFYGIPESFIRVCVAACPACCAAEGSAEPSASRGKRRRFEYTESFDVPAREVPSRLQQLAAKHKVVLCIRQKYIRYKPFMAEVKDYACHRAGEPAAKKSKVLKREPYASKRCGCGFRIRAIVPIANYNEKDKSFVYQEEGVAVFKLYAVHSGHEPGPLDGNARIMHRVVGHKGGGYLMDQENVYGVSEEMDGEGGFGLLGKEDGGDLQFSVLQQVQELRNEVGMLEGKVAKMPRDLLGSISRELYEVLNKVRSIGEVGLKPAELITDKVDDVLVGDNDLANWSNHHERIYGDGKDTELIEDDEDSFGRTLGEVVSWGDQMRTECRSERDLMSDSCKPEKWLKCSDFDEKSILDCEEDSKLSKPIRMIRHDEGIVSDVVGLGCIQVDSFYQDNSKCLLSIELKNEGFWCHNKCFQVHPVSPFSRTSKL encoded by the exons ATGAATTCCAACAAGCGAGAGGAAGAAGACGACCTCTTCCTCCCACACCCTTCGGATCTGTCTCCTCCGCCGCCGCCTCTGACGGAcccttcctcctcctccttctccCTCCTCTTCCCCTCCTCGCCCTCCTCCTCCCACTCCTCCCCCTCTCCTCCCTCAAAACCCCTCTTCATCTCCCCTGACCCTCACATCTCCTCTCAGTTCTACACCTTCACCCCATCCTCCCACGCCCTCATGCTCCGCTCTCTCCTCCTCCGTCGCCTTCCCTCCCCCTCCGACATCCGCGACGCCACCCCGCGCAACGTTTTGGCCTCCTGGCGCACCGTCTGGAAGGACCGCAACGAGGACACTGCCTATCTCACTGCCTGGAAACGCATCCAAGACAAACTCACCACCCACCACGACCCCTCCACCAACTCCCACTTCCTCTGCTTCAAGACCAACCCTCACCAGTTCGTCCCCCACGTGGAGCAATGGCAGCAAATCGTCATGTCCCACCACGCCGACACCGACCTCAACCACCTCAACCTCAAGGACACCCTCGAACGCATCAAGCAGCACTGGACCGTCGGGGCCAAGTTCTACGGCATCCCGGAAAGCTTCATCCGCGTCTGCGTCGCCGCCTGCCCCGCCTGCTGTGCGGCGGAGGGCTCTGCCGAACCCTCCGCCTCTCGCGGTAAGCGCCGCCGCTTTGAGTACACTGAGAGCTTCGATGTTCCGGCTAGGGAAGTGCCCTCAAGGCTTCAGCAGCTTGCGGCTAAGCATAAGGTCGTTCTTTGCATTAGACAGAAGTATATTAGGTATAAGCCTTTCATGGCTGAGGTAAAGGACTATGCTTGCCATCGGGCTGGTGAACCTGCTGCTAAGAAATCTAAGGTTTTGAAGAGGGAGCCTTACGCTTCCAAGAGGTGTGGATGTGGGTTTAGGATTAGGGCTATTGTGCCTATTGCGAATTACAATGAGAAGGATAAGAGTTTTGTGTATCAGGAAGAGGGGGTGGCGGTTTTTAAGCTTTATGCTGTGCATTCCGGGCATGAGCCTGGGCCTTTGGATGGGAATGCCAGGATTATGCATAGGGTTGTTGGGCATAAGGGTGGTGGGTATTTGATGGATCAGGAGAATGTGTATGGGGTGAGTGAGGAGATGGATGGGGAGGGAGGGTTTGGGTTGTTGGGGAAGGAGGATGGTGGGGATTTGCAGTTTTCAGTGTTGCAACAGGTTCAGGAGTTGAGGAATGAGGTGGGGATGTTGGAGGGGAAGGTTGCAAAGATGCCGAGGGATTTGTTGGGGTCGATTTCCAGGGAATTATACGAGGTTTTGAATAAGGTTAGGAGCATAGGGGAGGTGGGGTTGAAGCCAGCGGAGTTGATAACAGATAAGGTGGATGATGTATTGGTTGGGGATAATGATCTTGCTAACTGGAGTAACCATCATGAAAGGATTTATGGTGATGGCAAGGACACAGAGCTGATTGAGGATGATGAGGACAGTTTTGGCCGGACACTGGGGGAGGTTGTTTCATGGGGGGATCAGATGAGGACCGAGTGCAGGAGTGAGAGGGATCTCATGAGTGACAGTTGTAAGCCTGAGAAGTGGTTGAAGTGCAGTGACTTTGATGAGAAGAGCATTCTTGATTGTGAGGAGGATAGTAAATTATCCAAGCCCATCAGAATGATCAGACATGATGAGGGAATAGTTTCGGATGTAGTAGGTCTTGGCTGTATTCAGGTTGATAGTTTCTACCAGGACAATTCTAAATG TCTCCTTAGTATTGAACTGAAGAATGAAGGATTTTGGTGCCATAACAAATGCTTTCAGGTACACCCAGTTTCCCCCTTCTCTAGAACTTCAAAATTATGA